A genomic region of Pseudomonas migulae contains the following coding sequences:
- a CDS encoding homocysteine S-methyltransferase family protein, with the protein MGAGSTVILDGGMGRELQRRGAPFRQPEWSALALIEAPRAVEAVHAAYIESGANVITSNSYALVPFHIGEERFAAEGQALAALAGELARRAVEAAGKPVRVAGSLPPLFGSYRPDLFDATRVTELLTPLVDGLAPHIDLWLAETQSSIVEARAIHAGLPKDGKPFWLSFTLKDEDTDEVPRLRSGEPVAEAAAVAAELGVETLLFNCSQPEVIGAAIDAARETFERLRVKIHIGAYANAFPPQPKEATANDGLCPLREDLDPPGYLHWAADWQKRGASHLGGCCGIGPEHIAVLAQKLA; encoded by the coding sequence ATGGGCGCAGGAAGCACAGTGATTCTGGATGGCGGCATGGGTCGTGAATTGCAACGCCGCGGTGCACCGTTCAGGCAGCCCGAATGGTCGGCGTTAGCCTTGATCGAAGCGCCGCGGGCCGTGGAGGCGGTGCACGCGGCTTATATCGAAAGCGGTGCAAATGTGATCACCAGCAACAGCTATGCGCTGGTGCCCTTCCACATTGGCGAGGAGCGCTTTGCTGCTGAAGGCCAGGCCCTCGCGGCGTTGGCCGGGGAGTTGGCGCGGCGTGCAGTCGAGGCTGCGGGCAAACCGGTACGCGTGGCGGGTTCATTGCCGCCATTGTTCGGTTCCTATCGTCCGGATTTGTTCGACGCGACCCGGGTGACCGAACTGCTGACGCCGCTGGTCGATGGCCTGGCGCCTCATATCGACCTGTGGCTGGCGGAAACCCAAAGCTCGATCGTTGAGGCGCGAGCGATTCACGCCGGTCTGCCGAAGGACGGCAAACCGTTCTGGCTGTCATTCACCTTGAAGGATGAAGACACGGACGAAGTGCCACGTTTACGCTCCGGTGAACCTGTGGCTGAAGCCGCAGCGGTCGCTGCTGAACTGGGCGTCGAGACGTTGCTGTTCAACTGCAGTCAGCCGGAAGTAATCGGTGCGGCGATTGATGCGGCGCGGGAAACCTTCGAGCGTTTGCGGGTGAAGATTCACATCGGCGCCTACGCCAATGCGTTCCCGCCGCAACCGAAAGAGGCGACGGCCAATGATGGTCTGTGCCCGTTGCGCGAAGACCTTGATCCGCCGGGTTATCTGCATTGGGCGGCTGATTGGCAGAAGCGTGGAGCGAGCCATTTGGGTGGCTGCTGCGGGATCGGGCCGGAGCATATTGCGGTGCTGGCGCAGAAGTTGGCGTGA
- a CDS encoding PLP-dependent aminotransferase family protein translates to MTDAPLSLSFNPAGIELDRRQGLSRQLYQALRMRVLDGRLASGTRLPASRDLAAALAISRNSVVRAYDQLYAEGFIEGRVGDGTYVAQLPQNALPAKKLSTKVSTGLSTGLPTALSTNWLDLPVIPSSKVIHSGALSRVEHNHLALPPSGPPCAFRVGVPAFDLFPFEVWAKLNAAFWRKPDLQQLCYGDPAGDARLRGMIAAYLRSSRGMQCTAEQIVITSGAQQGISLCAQLLVEPGDVVAIENPGYRAAGHAFAVAGAQLHGVAVDSEGIDCAELAALDHCRLAYVTPSHQYPTGVVMSLARRLELLAWAERTQGWIVEDDYDGEYRYSGAPLAPLAALDRQGRVLYVGTFGKVAFPALRLGYLVLPPGLVQAFSQRRAVDVRHSEVSTQAVMAEFMAAGHFQRHIRRMRRAALSRRNTLLAGWPQNIPGIGSLPSVAAGLHMTVAVDSQARELELVEKAAGVDVEINALSSYWLPDSQTPPDQRAGLVLGFAAVPEAAISAALARLEKAWR, encoded by the coding sequence ATGACGGATGCGCCGCTTTCCTTGTCGTTCAACCCCGCGGGTATCGAACTCGACCGCCGTCAGGGCCTGAGTCGCCAGCTCTATCAGGCCTTGCGAATGCGTGTGCTCGACGGGCGACTGGCCAGTGGCACACGCTTGCCGGCCAGTCGGGATCTGGCGGCAGCGCTGGCCATTTCCCGCAACAGCGTAGTGCGGGCCTACGATCAGCTCTATGCCGAAGGGTTTATCGAAGGGCGTGTCGGTGACGGAACCTATGTCGCGCAATTACCGCAAAACGCGCTCCCGGCAAAAAAACTATCCACAAAAGTATCCACAGGGTTGTCAACAGGGTTACCCACAGCCTTATCCACAAATTGGCTCGATTTACCTGTGATTCCATCCAGTAAAGTTATCCACAGCGGGGCGCTGAGTCGCGTTGAACACAACCATCTGGCCCTCCCGCCAAGTGGTCCGCCGTGCGCATTTCGGGTGGGTGTGCCGGCGTTCGATCTGTTTCCTTTCGAGGTCTGGGCCAAGCTGAACGCGGCTTTCTGGCGTAAACCGGATTTACAGCAGCTGTGTTACGGCGATCCGGCGGGGGATGCGCGCTTGCGCGGAATGATTGCTGCTTATTTGCGCAGTTCCAGAGGCATGCAGTGCACGGCTGAGCAAATAGTGATCACCAGTGGCGCGCAGCAGGGAATCAGCCTTTGTGCACAGCTGCTGGTGGAGCCCGGCGACGTCGTGGCGATCGAGAATCCCGGGTATCGGGCGGCGGGCCATGCGTTCGCGGTGGCGGGTGCGCAATTGCATGGGGTGGCGGTGGACAGCGAGGGTATCGATTGTGCCGAACTGGCTGCGCTCGACCATTGTCGTCTGGCCTATGTCACGCCCTCGCATCAGTACCCGACCGGGGTGGTGATGAGCCTGGCGCGACGCCTTGAATTACTGGCCTGGGCGGAGCGTACCCAAGGCTGGATCGTCGAGGACGACTACGATGGCGAATACCGTTACAGCGGAGCGCCACTGGCACCGTTGGCGGCGCTCGACCGGCAGGGCCGGGTTTTGTACGTCGGGACCTTTGGCAAAGTCGCCTTCCCGGCGCTAAGACTGGGTTATCTGGTACTGCCGCCCGGTTTGGTTCAGGCCTTCTCGCAACGCCGTGCGGTTGATGTTCGACATTCCGAAGTGAGCACCCAGGCGGTGATGGCCGAGTTCATGGCCGCCGGGCATTTCCAGCGGCATATTCGTCGCATGCGCAGGGCAGCCCTGAGCCGGCGCAACACGTTGCTGGCAGGCTGGCCGCAAAACATTCCCGGCATCGGCAGCCTGCCGAGTGTCGCGGCAGGGCTGCACATGACCGTGGCAGTCGACTCGCAGGCTCGCGAGCTAGAGCTTGTCGAAAAAGCAGCCGGTGTCGACGTCGAGATCAACGCCCTGAGCAGCTACTGGTTGCCGGATTCGCAAACACCACCGGACCAGCGCGCCGGGCTGGTCCTGGGATTCGCAGCGGTGCCCGAGGCGGCCATCAGCGCAGCGCTCGCGCGCCTGGAAAAGGCCTGGCGCTGA
- a CDS encoding dermonecrotic toxin domain-containing protein, producing MSDTPSEISEDVLTQLVTGPSIREVASTSLRIALATLYPQLHIDPNLTMVVTPVWTIAGEEIRSGKNRFESLTDVLVRLGLAGTTVTYIDGEHFLTRQPVVEPAVQLPVKINAFGCLLNKLAGQLFVAYQEQQLDYWNQKTAGSTPRWHQLSAALRELWNVDEKADWDEDQRAMVRAFHDHPQKAERQSDDKYATRACLIDLDDLDNQSPRHLRLLDIAVVVGTLGERTLVVTHSIAEGFKHYDSLAELGKTLSARVAASGSDRTLQWRLYEPSGHFFDHQACALIALEIDAIGALGKSPAPLAPTLASQVGAAAKHFTDFHEDSSSRFNKIRQLLPDWLTNAQPSDLTRYSRHLMDLALLREQNAGKSFDEGISALPDFALQALIDQMIKDKKIQDQSTAMSLKLEDIEVSITSLVVLGAVIVPGKSQTLTLSLVDLALQNLLGMPLGNKAVQYKNGDAAPAWMTPAYLEELVTQVNIGKTYPDLIKSKLLGDTDESSRRQNLYVSHLRLQLPLQALQLKVRGEACIDEQGYRFVVAALQEKPADRFVDGMEIVIRPLAFIPGGRTDSKADVVANMFVIGPRLADQGPCLLFRPLLDPPLIQYPGEANLLYAIKHNKALRQSVLAWLPDDVYFNYSQYVFPGQLPSAWTLSQWLTDPTSALGLMGTLTLSTTPVVEPSVQALFTANANALVTLADRQSVSNAERRWATLKQGAWMLFNVALPFFGRTGAAAAWIWQIMDDLHEANEASEAGDSDQAWTALTDLFLSLGMVLAHHAATRNKPAPRAEGKNPTPATKPLPAPKITVTQLPDFAADYLPANHETSVHLQGLLTPNPLATLLDGLAIAKPEALKEPSTEPGRHRFLSPLNQQWYAKVGQRWFEVMLDDNDDVQIIDSRQTPATTGPLLIHSEKGEWFIDTRLRLRGGGKGRKEIERKNRQHKENLKRQLTAFDARKLGLKNELEAAEATADTDRQPLIDALDSQLTEYGAYIEQLKTYNSLESIPNYRPVMVSCLDYQLSLTRNWFQRQNSVFGERMRESLDLLDGGTPSNTVSARQTHQLTSDMTQGFIDKIEFAHARIEELLRLGKEGAETAREYQAVLPTFSLHDLKLFQISLAQELCLNDSGTVATPLARQAMQQIVEDAGLTIQSSLDLTADDTHLPLFDRIDGLNDLVEQFATLDLRILDLPEEFPQQLLQTPLDLMRQRIATFKEQGVNQLVGLLHERKLLEPIPGPSRPAPPTKRLIKTRFKGTVVGKLRERAAADDTDLIDVTSPLTDKVIATFHEKTPGVWLEHVPPTGKVPTTPRPDLAASIQAGQSLLDRTAAFAHRTEADAQKTGRIPVEIEEAFHQHARHLEAAADAIEKALTDKNLTDSGPGSGTGLARKLNEEATRLYEKGRVTRIDMIKRQLPTAARIEWLHGKGLVDIVRTPGRNRLKGRHKGYLEEYEIRERGAGNDVSAVLWYAHFHYPKPDTAAEGYTAAHLKTVAQRTLGGAYDWRTAPTNNELIAIYRSEISPQLAKALFLPKAKPSASKT from the coding sequence ATGTCCGACACTCCCTCCGAAATCTCTGAAGATGTATTGACCCAACTGGTGACTGGCCCTTCGATCAGGGAAGTGGCTTCGACTTCATTGCGAATCGCCCTCGCCACCCTGTATCCACAGCTGCACATCGACCCGAATCTGACCATGGTAGTGACGCCCGTCTGGACCATCGCCGGCGAAGAGATCAGGTCGGGCAAAAACCGGTTTGAATCCCTGACCGATGTGTTGGTGCGACTTGGTTTGGCAGGCACGACCGTGACCTACATCGACGGGGAACATTTTCTGACCCGGCAACCTGTCGTCGAGCCGGCCGTTCAACTGCCGGTAAAGATCAATGCCTTCGGGTGCCTGCTCAACAAGCTGGCCGGACAGTTGTTCGTCGCTTATCAGGAACAACAACTGGATTACTGGAACCAGAAAACCGCCGGATCGACGCCTCGCTGGCATCAACTCTCCGCTGCACTGCGCGAACTCTGGAACGTCGACGAAAAGGCTGACTGGGACGAAGACCAGCGGGCCATGGTCCGCGCCTTCCATGATCACCCGCAAAAGGCCGAACGACAGTCAGATGACAAGTACGCAACCAGGGCTTGCCTGATCGATCTCGACGACCTCGACAATCAATCCCCACGACACTTGAGACTGCTGGACATTGCTGTCGTGGTTGGCACTCTGGGTGAACGCACGCTGGTCGTTACCCATTCGATTGCGGAAGGCTTCAAGCATTACGACTCACTGGCGGAATTGGGTAAAACGCTGTCCGCGCGTGTTGCTGCATCCGGAAGCGATCGCACGCTGCAATGGCGCCTGTATGAGCCCTCCGGCCATTTTTTCGATCACCAGGCCTGTGCCCTGATCGCGCTGGAAATCGATGCCATCGGCGCACTTGGAAAATCGCCTGCCCCGTTGGCGCCCACCCTTGCCTCGCAGGTCGGTGCCGCGGCGAAACACTTCACGGATTTCCACGAAGATTCATCGTCGCGTTTCAACAAAATCCGGCAACTGTTGCCCGACTGGCTGACAAACGCTCAACCCTCGGACCTCACACGCTACAGCCGACACCTGATGGACCTGGCGTTGCTACGGGAGCAGAACGCCGGAAAATCCTTCGACGAGGGTATTTCCGCTCTTCCTGACTTTGCGTTACAGGCGCTGATCGATCAGATGATCAAAGACAAAAAGATCCAGGATCAGTCAACCGCAATGAGCCTGAAACTGGAAGACATCGAAGTCAGCATCACCAGCCTCGTCGTCCTCGGGGCGGTCATTGTGCCCGGCAAGTCACAGACCCTCACGCTGTCACTGGTCGACCTGGCGCTGCAAAACCTGCTTGGCATGCCGCTGGGTAACAAGGCGGTGCAATACAAAAACGGCGACGCCGCACCCGCGTGGATGACACCGGCCTATCTGGAAGAGCTGGTCACACAGGTGAACATCGGGAAAACCTACCCCGACCTGATCAAAAGCAAACTCCTCGGCGACACCGATGAAAGCTCGCGGCGACAGAACCTCTATGTCAGCCACCTGCGCCTGCAACTGCCGCTACAGGCACTGCAACTCAAGGTTCGCGGCGAGGCCTGCATCGACGAACAGGGTTATCGTTTCGTCGTCGCGGCCCTGCAGGAAAAGCCGGCCGATCGTTTTGTCGATGGAATGGAAATCGTCATTCGCCCGCTGGCGTTCATTCCGGGAGGGCGCACGGACAGCAAGGCCGATGTCGTCGCCAACATGTTCGTGATCGGGCCGCGACTGGCCGACCAGGGTCCCTGTCTGCTGTTTCGACCGCTGCTCGATCCTCCACTCATCCAGTATCCCGGCGAGGCGAACTTGCTGTACGCGATCAAACACAACAAGGCGCTTCGCCAGTCGGTATTGGCCTGGCTACCCGATGACGTGTACTTCAATTACTCGCAGTATGTGTTCCCCGGCCAGTTGCCCTCGGCCTGGACGCTGTCGCAATGGCTGACCGACCCGACATCGGCACTGGGCCTGATGGGAACGCTGACCTTAAGCACGACGCCTGTCGTCGAGCCTTCGGTGCAGGCACTGTTCACTGCCAATGCCAACGCCCTGGTCACCCTGGCCGACAGGCAATCGGTCTCCAATGCGGAACGTCGCTGGGCCACGCTCAAACAGGGCGCGTGGATGCTATTCAATGTTGCACTGCCCTTCTTTGGCCGCACGGGTGCAGCGGCTGCCTGGATCTGGCAAATCATGGACGACCTGCACGAAGCCAATGAAGCCAGCGAAGCGGGCGACAGCGATCAGGCATGGACCGCACTGACCGATCTGTTTCTGTCACTGGGCATGGTGCTCGCCCATCACGCGGCCACCCGCAACAAACCCGCGCCACGCGCGGAAGGAAAAAATCCGACACCCGCAACGAAGCCGCTGCCGGCGCCAAAAATCACCGTGACGCAATTGCCCGATTTCGCCGCCGATTATTTACCTGCCAACCATGAAACATCCGTACACCTCCAAGGCCTGCTGACGCCGAATCCTTTGGCCACTCTGCTGGACGGATTGGCGATTGCAAAACCTGAGGCGCTGAAAGAGCCGTCGACCGAACCCGGTCGTCACCGGTTCCTGAGCCCCCTCAACCAGCAGTGGTATGCCAAGGTCGGTCAGCGCTGGTTCGAAGTCATGCTCGATGACAATGATGACGTGCAGATCATCGACTCACGGCAAACGCCGGCAACAACCGGCCCGCTGTTGATTCATTCCGAGAAGGGCGAATGGTTCATCGACACGCGCCTGAGGTTGCGTGGCGGGGGCAAGGGCCGAAAGGAAATCGAGCGCAAAAACCGACAGCACAAGGAGAATCTGAAACGCCAACTGACCGCGTTCGATGCCCGCAAGCTGGGTTTGAAAAATGAACTCGAAGCAGCGGAAGCCACCGCTGATACCGATCGCCAGCCCTTGATCGATGCATTGGATTCACAGCTGACGGAATATGGCGCCTACATCGAGCAGCTCAAGACGTACAACAGCCTTGAGTCGATCCCCAACTACCGCCCGGTCATGGTCAGTTGCCTGGATTATCAACTGTCACTTACCCGGAATTGGTTCCAGCGGCAAAATAGTGTGTTCGGTGAGCGCATGCGCGAATCGCTGGATCTTCTGGACGGCGGGACGCCTTCGAACACTGTGTCAGCGCGCCAGACGCATCAACTCACCAGTGACATGACCCAGGGCTTTATCGACAAGATCGAGTTCGCCCACGCGCGCATCGAGGAACTGCTGCGCCTGGGCAAAGAAGGGGCAGAAACGGCCCGTGAGTACCAGGCAGTGCTGCCGACATTCAGCCTGCACGACCTGAAGCTCTTCCAGATAAGCCTTGCCCAGGAGCTATGCCTCAACGACAGCGGTACAGTCGCCACACCGCTGGCGCGCCAGGCCATGCAACAGATCGTCGAAGATGCCGGCCTCACCATCCAGTCCTCGCTGGACCTTACTGCCGACGATACCCACCTGCCGCTGTTTGATCGAATCGACGGTCTCAACGATCTGGTGGAGCAGTTTGCAACCCTGGACCTACGGATTCTCGATCTGCCCGAAGAATTCCCGCAACAGTTGCTACAGACGCCACTGGACCTTATGCGCCAGCGGATCGCAACGTTCAAAGAGCAGGGCGTGAACCAACTGGTGGGCCTGTTGCACGAGCGCAAATTGCTGGAGCCGATACCAGGGCCTTCCCGCCCGGCTCCGCCGACCAAACGCCTGATCAAGACTCGCTTCAAGGGCACGGTGGTCGGCAAGCTCCGCGAGCGCGCAGCCGCCGATGACACCGACCTGATCGACGTCACTTCGCCGCTCACCGACAAAGTCATCGCGACCTTTCACGAGAAAACGCCAGGTGTGTGGTTGGAACATGTACCGCCTACGGGAAAAGTGCCGACAACCCCACGCCCGGATCTGGCTGCGAGCATCCAGGCGGGTCAGTCGCTGCTGGATCGAACGGCGGCATTTGCCCACCGCACCGAGGCAGATGCACAAAAGACCGGGCGTATCCCCGTGGAAATCGAGGAAGCGTTTCATCAACACGCCCGCCACCTGGAGGCCGCCGCCGATGCCATCGAAAAGGCCCTGACCGATAAAAACCTCACCGACAGCGGGCCGGGTTCAGGCACCGGCCTCGCCAGGAAGCTCAACGAAGAAGCGACCCGTCTTTACGAAAAGGGCCGCGTGACCCGGATCGACATGATCAAGCGGCAACTCCCCACTGCGGCCCGCATTGAATGGCTACACGGCAAAGGTCTGGTGGACATCGTCAGGACGCCAGGTCGAAACCGGCTCAAAGGACGCCACAAAGGCTATCTCGAGGAGTATGAGATTCGCGAGCGTGGCGCCGGGAACGATGTCAGCGCCGTACTTTGGTACGCCCACTTTCATTACCCCAAACCCGACACCGCTGCCGAAGGGTACACCGCGGCTCACTTGAAAACCGTCGCGCAACGCACACTGGGCGGTGCGTATGATTGGCGAACAGCCCCCACCAACAACGAATTGATTGCGATCTATCGCAGCGAAATCAGCCCCCAACTGGCCAAAGCGCTGTTCCTGCCAAAGGCAAAACCCAGCGCCTCCAAAACGTAA
- a CDS encoding ABC transporter substrate-binding protein, whose translation MKIQPLLALGLTILAASTQAFAGATLDRIEQKKELVGVLMESYPPFSFLNDQNQLDGFDVDVAKAVADKLGVKLRLETPSWDVIAAGHWSGRYDICICSMTPSKARAEVFDFPVEYYASPAVIVVNAKDNSIHSAKDLSGKKVGLTSASSYESYLNKNLVIEGAEDTPLQYPFENVQIAPYDTDNVAFQDLGLGAGVRLDAVLTNLVTAQPRLTEDKRFKLAGEALYSEPNSVAIEKGDAQWDAKVRDVFAQLKQDGTLSKLSQKWIGADISQ comes from the coding sequence GTGAAAATTCAGCCGCTACTGGCCTTGGGCCTGACGATTCTGGCTGCCTCCACCCAGGCTTTTGCTGGTGCCACGCTGGACCGCATCGAGCAAAAGAAAGAACTGGTGGGCGTGTTGATGGAAAGCTATCCACCCTTCTCGTTCCTCAATGATCAGAACCAGCTCGACGGTTTCGACGTTGATGTCGCCAAAGCCGTGGCGGACAAACTCGGCGTCAAACTGCGCCTCGAAACCCCGTCCTGGGATGTGATCGCCGCCGGCCACTGGAGCGGGCGCTACGACATCTGCATTTGCTCCATGACCCCGAGCAAGGCCCGCGCCGAAGTCTTCGACTTCCCGGTCGAGTACTACGCCTCACCAGCGGTGATCGTGGTCAACGCCAAGGACAACAGCATCCACAGCGCCAAGGACCTGAGCGGCAAGAAAGTCGGACTTACCAGTGCTTCCAGCTACGAAAGCTACCTGAACAAGAACCTGGTGATCGAAGGCGCCGAAGACACGCCCTTGCAGTACCCGTTTGAAAACGTGCAGATCGCCCCGTACGACACCGACAACGTGGCGTTTCAGGACCTGGGCTTGGGCGCGGGCGTGCGACTGGATGCGGTCCTCACCAACCTCGTCACCGCGCAGCCGCGCCTGACCGAAGACAAACGCTTCAAGCTCGCCGGCGAAGCGCTGTACTCGGAACCAAACTCGGTGGCCATCGAAAAAGGCGATGCCCAATGGGACGCCAAGGTGCGTGACGTCTTCGCGCAATTGAAACAGGACGGCACCCTGAGCAAGCTCTCGCAAAAATGGATCGGCGCCGACATCAGCCAATGA
- a CDS encoding GNAT family N-acetyltransferase, whose protein sequence is MSQIEIRQVTADDHAAWLPLWQAHLRFYNTELPDAVTDSTWQRMLDPTELTHSSLAWIDGKAVGMVNFIYHRSNWSIENSCYLQDLLVVPETRGTGVGRKLIEFVYTTAKADGCCKVHWLTHETNATAIQLYERIAERPGFIQFRKAI, encoded by the coding sequence ATGAGTCAGATTGAAATCCGCCAGGTCACCGCCGACGATCACGCCGCCTGGCTGCCGTTGTGGCAAGCCCACCTGCGCTTCTACAACACTGAATTACCCGACGCCGTGACTGACAGCACCTGGCAACGCATGCTCGACCCGACCGAATTGACCCATTCGTCCTTGGCGTGGATCGATGGCAAAGCGGTCGGCATGGTGAACTTCATCTACCATCGCTCGAACTGGAGCATCGAAAATTCCTGCTACCTTCAAGACCTGCTGGTGGTGCCGGAAACTCGCGGCACCGGTGTTGGCCGCAAGCTGATCGAATTCGTCTACACCACCGCCAAGGCCGACGGATGCTGCAAGGTCCATTGGTTGACCCACGAAACCAACGCCACCGCGATCCAGCTCTACGAGCGCATCGCCGAACGTCCCGGTTTCATCCAGTTTCGCAAAGCCATTTAA
- a CDS encoding FMN-binding negative transcriptional regulator has product MYNPSGFAIKDLDELQQQILGTRLAMVVTHGEQGLQASHLPLLLRPEQGANGTLYGHFARANPQWKELQSGAEALVIFAGADAYVSPGFYPSKADHGKVVPTWNYVAVHAYGTAEIFTDADRLLNLVSALTDRHEAGRAQPWKVADAPADYIDGMLKAIVGFALPIQRLEGKRKLSQNRSAADIAGVREGLAASPDTHDQALAHLMR; this is encoded by the coding sequence ATGTACAACCCCAGCGGTTTTGCCATCAAAGATTTGGATGAATTGCAGCAGCAGATACTCGGCACCCGCCTCGCCATGGTCGTGACTCACGGCGAGCAAGGTCTGCAAGCCAGTCATCTGCCACTGCTGTTGCGCCCTGAACAAGGCGCGAATGGAACCCTCTACGGCCACTTCGCCCGAGCCAATCCGCAGTGGAAAGAACTGCAGAGTGGCGCCGAAGCCCTGGTGATCTTTGCCGGTGCCGACGCTTACGTCAGCCCGGGGTTTTATCCGAGCAAAGCCGATCACGGCAAAGTGGTGCCCACCTGGAACTACGTCGCCGTCCACGCTTACGGTACGGCTGAAATATTCACCGACGCCGATCGCCTGCTCAACCTGGTCAGCGCATTGACCGACCGTCACGAAGCCGGTCGCGCCCAACCGTGGAAAGTCGCCGACGCGCCCGCCGACTACATCGACGGAATGCTCAAGGCCATCGTCGGGTTTGCCTTGCCGATCCAGCGCCTGGAAGGCAAACGGAAGCTCAGCCAGAACCGCAGCGCCGCAGACATCGCCGGCGTGCGCGAGGGGCTTGCCGCCAGCCCCGATACGCACGATCAGGCCCTCGCCCATTTGATGCGTTAA
- a CDS encoding amino acid ABC transporter permease, producing the protein MTSFPNLPQPPQPVAESRLQRIFGFRTRLYLTWAAMLVLFASFFLSFDLKFSIILDKLPNLIGLHLAPNGFVQGAALTLFLCLCSIVASSLLGFITAIARLSKSAVAFGIASFYASFFRGTPLLIQILLIYLGLPQLGIVPGAIVAGIIALSLNYGAYLSEIFRAGILGVPHGQREASMALGMRETVIFWRVTLPQAMRTIIPPTTNQFISMLKDSSLISVMGVWEVMFLAQSYGRSSYRYIEMLTTAAVIYWVMSIGLELIQARMERHYGKAYLSRN; encoded by the coding sequence ATGACCTCTTTCCCAAACCTTCCTCAGCCGCCACAACCGGTGGCTGAGTCCCGGCTGCAACGGATCTTCGGTTTTCGCACGCGGCTGTACCTGACTTGGGCCGCAATGCTGGTGTTGTTCGCCAGTTTCTTCCTGAGCTTCGACCTGAAGTTCTCGATCATCCTCGACAAACTGCCCAACCTGATCGGCCTGCACCTCGCGCCGAACGGCTTCGTGCAAGGCGCAGCGCTGACGCTGTTTTTGTGCCTGTGCTCCATCGTCGCGTCGTCGCTGCTCGGTTTCATCACCGCCATCGCGCGGCTGTCGAAAAGCGCCGTAGCCTTCGGCATTGCGAGTTTCTACGCCTCGTTCTTTCGCGGCACACCGCTGCTGATCCAGATCCTGCTGATCTACCTTGGTCTGCCGCAACTCGGCATCGTGCCCGGCGCCATTGTCGCCGGCATCATCGCCCTGTCGCTAAACTACGGCGCGTACCTGAGCGAGATCTTCCGCGCCGGCATCCTCGGCGTCCCCCACGGCCAACGCGAAGCCTCGATGGCCCTGGGCATGCGCGAAACCGTGATCTTCTGGCGCGTCACCTTGCCGCAAGCCATGCGCACCATCATCCCGCCGACCACCAATCAATTCATCTCGATGCTCAAGGATTCGTCACTGATCTCGGTGATGGGGGTGTGGGAAGTGATGTTTCTGGCGCAGTCGTATGGACGGTCGAGCTATCGCTATATCGAAATGCTGACGACCGCGGCGGTGATTTACTGGGTGATGTCGATTGGGCTGGAGCTGATTCAGGCGAGGATGGAGCGGCATTATGGGAAGGCGTATTTGAGTCGAAACTAG
- a CDS encoding GNAT family N-acetyltransferase, with protein sequence MSTSLADWKGVPAPSVQTIEGRFIRLEKLDPARHADGLWKALQGPGSDPKLWDYLPYGPFPERSAFNDWLNNHAANSDPYFFSVIDRASGDVQGILSLMSIVPSQGRIEIGHVTFGAPMQRSPKSTEAVYLLAKESFALGYRRLEWKCNNGNARSKYAAERLGFSFEGVFRQHMVVKGQNRDTAWYSILDSEWPVVGAGFERWLSDENQAGSGQVKTLAECRG encoded by the coding sequence ATGTCGACTTCACTCGCCGACTGGAAAGGCGTCCCGGCACCGTCCGTTCAAACCATTGAAGGACGCTTCATCCGCCTGGAAAAACTCGACCCGGCGCGCCACGCCGATGGCTTGTGGAAAGCCCTGCAAGGCCCCGGCTCCGACCCGAAGCTTTGGGATTACTTGCCTTACGGTCCATTCCCGGAACGCAGCGCATTCAACGACTGGCTGAACAACCACGCGGCCAACAGCGATCCGTATTTCTTCAGTGTGATCGACCGGGCCAGCGGCGACGTGCAAGGCATCCTCAGTCTGATGTCGATCGTTCCGTCCCAGGGCCGCATCGAAATCGGCCATGTCACCTTCGGCGCACCGATGCAGCGCTCGCCGAAAAGTACCGAAGCGGTTTATCTGCTGGCCAAGGAGTCGTTTGCACTGGGTTACCGACGCCTGGAGTGGAAATGCAACAACGGCAACGCCCGCTCCAAGTACGCAGCGGAGCGGCTGGGGTTCAGTTTTGAAGGGGTGTTCCGCCAGCACATGGTGGTTAAAGGTCAGAACCGGGATACCGCCTGGTATTCGATTCTGGATTCGGAATGGCCGGTGGTTGGCGCGGGATTTGAGCGCTGGTTAAGCGATGAGAATCAGGCGGGATCGGGGCAGGTGAAAACGTTGGCGGAGTGTCGCGGGTAA